From one Streptomyces sp. R41 genomic stretch:
- a CDS encoding sigma factor-like helix-turn-helix DNA-binding protein — protein sequence MTQSPTTPLPAPEERRRLREAKSLTQAEVASRLGVTRETVRSWETGRTTPRGRKREAYAELLTGPAPAETEVTVRLEPTAPALVGGGAPPSYEEKPPEDGEPELPTPALTPAQAFDALYAFCAPALVRQTFLLTGRRELARESVERAFQLAWHRWPEVAVDRDPAGWVRAAAYEYALSPWHRMRLRHRHPETPPADAADRALLDVLLKLPPVYRRTLLLYDGVGLDLPETAAETEASTPAAANRLLHARKAVAARLPELAVPEELHQRLAELASTERLRAAKPHSVRQYGEQRARRWTRAAIAFTVLLIGTTALTLRSAPDHYEAPLSPAETVHGVPPRAAQGPLSPTQLKLQAKLKSETASGPERLVPEDR from the coding sequence ATGACACAGAGCCCTACCACCCCGCTGCCGGCCCCCGAGGAGCGCCGCCGTCTGCGCGAGGCCAAGTCGCTGACCCAGGCCGAGGTCGCCTCCAGACTGGGCGTCACCCGTGAGACGGTGCGCTCTTGGGAGACCGGCCGTACGACGCCGCGCGGCCGCAAACGGGAAGCGTACGCAGAGCTGCTGACCGGGCCGGCGCCCGCGGAGACCGAGGTGACCGTCCGTCTGGAGCCGACCGCTCCCGCACTGGTGGGCGGCGGCGCGCCACCCTCCTACGAGGAGAAGCCGCCCGAGGACGGGGAACCCGAACTCCCCACTCCCGCGCTGACGCCCGCTCAGGCATTCGACGCCCTCTACGCGTTCTGCGCACCCGCCCTCGTACGGCAGACGTTTCTGCTCACCGGGCGGCGCGAGCTGGCGCGCGAGTCCGTGGAGCGGGCCTTCCAACTGGCCTGGCACCGCTGGCCCGAGGTGGCCGTGGACCGGGATCCGGCCGGGTGGGTGCGGGCGGCCGCGTACGAGTACGCGCTCTCCCCCTGGCACCGGATGCGCCTGCGCCACCGGCACCCGGAGACACCGCCCGCCGATGCTGCCGACCGCGCGCTGCTCGACGTACTCCTGAAGCTGCCGCCGGTGTACCGGCGCACGCTGCTGCTGTACGACGGTGTCGGGCTCGACCTGCCCGAGACCGCGGCCGAGACGGAGGCGAGCACGCCCGCGGCGGCCAACCGGCTGCTGCACGCGCGCAAAGCCGTCGCGGCCCGCCTGCCGGAGCTGGCGGTGCCGGAGGAGCTGCACCAGCGGCTCGCCGAACTCGCGAGCACGGAGCGGCTGCGGGCGGCGAAGCCCCACAGCGTCCGCCAGTACGGCGAACAGCGCGCGCGTCGCTGGACCCGCGCGGCCATCGCCTTCACGGTCCTCCTCATCGGCACCACGGCCCTGACGCTCCGCTCGGCCCCGGACCACTACGAGGCCCCCCTGTCCCCGGCCGAAACGGTCCACGGAGTACCACCCCGCGCCGCCCAGGGCCCCCTCTCCCCGACCCAACTGAAGCTCCAGGCCAAGCTCAAGTCGGAGACGGCAAGCGGCCCGGAGAGGCTGGTGCCAGAAGACCGTTAG
- a CDS encoding FHA domain-containing protein — MYSIIVVPPATTEAERNTPQIHLAPGERLTFGRSAADNDLAIAHEGVSRAAGVITAQSAFWVLSNLSAHQTYVVENPEGAGEHIKVGPGRLDAPVPFEFSRIVLPAAGDLLPIEVWAPRHDYLRSSGSLDGATTAPAFSVDRTKRYFAVLAALCEPRLRGEPHAPIPTVDQVVDRLRPVWPSAGRTTVQWNIDYLAVKLRLKPGPDTADAGPRLNGKKESLVSLALRFDLVREDDLVVLTAPPTRAGQ, encoded by the coding sequence TTGTACAGCATCATCGTGGTACCTCCGGCGACCACGGAGGCCGAGCGCAACACCCCGCAGATCCACCTCGCTCCGGGCGAGCGCCTCACCTTCGGCCGGTCCGCCGCGGACAACGACCTCGCGATCGCGCACGAGGGCGTCTCCCGCGCGGCCGGTGTGATCACCGCGCAGAGCGCCTTCTGGGTACTGAGCAACCTCTCGGCGCACCAGACGTACGTGGTCGAGAACCCGGAGGGCGCCGGCGAGCACATCAAGGTCGGCCCCGGGCGCCTGGACGCCCCCGTCCCCTTCGAGTTCTCCCGGATCGTGCTGCCCGCGGCGGGCGACCTGCTGCCCATCGAGGTGTGGGCGCCCCGCCACGACTACCTGCGCTCCTCCGGCTCCCTCGACGGCGCGACGACCGCGCCCGCCTTCTCCGTCGACCGCACCAAGCGATATTTCGCGGTCCTCGCCGCCCTGTGCGAACCCCGCCTGCGCGGCGAGCCGCATGCCCCGATCCCCACGGTCGATCAGGTCGTGGACCGGCTGCGCCCGGTCTGGCCGTCCGCCGGCCGCACCACCGTGCAGTGGAACATCGATTACCTCGCGGTGAAGCTGCGCCTCAAGCCCGGCCCCGACACGGCGGACGCGGGCCCGCGCCTGAACGGCAAGAAGGAGTCCCTGGTCTCCCTGGCGCTCCGCTTCGACCTCGTACGCGAGGACGATCTGGTGGTCCTGACGGCACCGCCGACCCGGGCCGGCCAGTGA
- the sucC gene encoding ADP-forming succinate--CoA ligase subunit beta: MDLFEYQARDLFAKHGVPVLAGEVIDTPEAAREATERLGGKSVVKAQVKVGGRGKAGGVKLAATPDEAVARATDILGMDIKGHTVHKVMIAETAPEIAEEYYVSYLLDRTNRTFLAMASVQGGVEIEVVAEENPEALAKVPVDANEGVSIEKAREIVAQAKFPAEVAEQVAEILVTLWDTFIKEDALLVEVNPLAKVADGRVIALDGKVSLDENAEFRQPEHEALVDHAAANPLEAAAKAKNLNYVKLDGEVGIIGNGAGLVMSTLDVVAYAGENHGGVKPANFLDIGGGASAAVMANGLEIILGDPDVKSVFVNVFGGITACDEVANGIVQALQLLADKGEEVTKPLVVRLDGNNAELGRRILSDANHPLVQRVDTMDGAADKAAELAAAK; encoded by the coding sequence GTGGACCTGTTCGAGTACCAGGCGAGGGACCTCTTCGCCAAGCACGGTGTACCGGTGCTGGCCGGTGAAGTCATTGACACGCCTGAGGCAGCCCGCGAGGCGACCGAGCGTCTTGGCGGCAAGTCCGTCGTCAAGGCCCAGGTGAAGGTCGGAGGCCGTGGCAAGGCCGGTGGCGTCAAGCTCGCCGCCACCCCGGACGAGGCCGTCGCCCGCGCGACGGACATCCTCGGCATGGACATCAAGGGCCACACGGTCCACAAGGTGATGATCGCCGAGACCGCTCCGGAGATCGCCGAGGAGTACTACGTCTCGTACCTCCTCGACCGCACCAACCGCACCTTCCTCGCCATGGCGTCCGTCCAGGGCGGCGTGGAGATCGAGGTCGTCGCGGAGGAGAACCCCGAGGCCCTCGCGAAGGTCCCGGTCGACGCCAACGAGGGCGTCTCGATCGAGAAGGCCCGCGAGATCGTCGCGCAGGCGAAGTTCCCGGCCGAGGTCGCCGAGCAGGTCGCCGAGATCCTGGTGACGCTGTGGGACACCTTCATCAAGGAGGACGCCCTCCTCGTCGAGGTCAACCCGCTCGCCAAGGTCGCCGACGGCCGCGTCATCGCGCTCGACGGCAAGGTCTCCCTGGACGAGAACGCCGAGTTCCGCCAGCCGGAGCACGAGGCGCTCGTCGACCACGCGGCGGCCAACCCGCTCGAGGCCGCCGCCAAGGCCAAGAACCTCAACTACGTCAAGCTCGACGGCGAGGTCGGCATCATCGGCAACGGCGCGGGTCTCGTCATGAGCACCCTGGACGTCGTCGCGTACGCCGGTGAGAACCACGGCGGCGTGAAGCCCGCCAACTTCCTCGACATCGGCGGCGGCGCCTCCGCCGCCGTCATGGCGAACGGCCTGGAGATCATCCTCGGCGACCCGGACGTCAAGTCCGTCTTCGTCAACGTCTTCGGTGGCATCACCGCCTGTGACGAGGTCGCCAACGGCATCGTCCAGGCGCTGCAGCTGCTCGCCGACAAGGGCGAGGAAGTCACCAAGCCGCTGGTCGTCCGTCTGGACGGCAACAACGCCGAGCTGGGTCGCAGGATCCTGTCGGACGCCAACCACCCGCTCGTGCAGCGCGTGGACACCATGGACGGCGCGGCCGACAAGGCCGCCGAGCTGGCCGCGGCCAAGTAA
- a CDS encoding VWA domain-containing protein: MIAPVNASEVSGATDASGAPRATDATSERLRRWRLVLGGDDADGTGCALAGQDAAMDGALSALYGKGSKAQSGRDRSAGLGASAPSVARWLGDIRTYFPSSVVQVMQRDAIDRLGLSTLLLEPEMLEAVEADVHLVGTLLSLNKAMPETTKETARAVVRKVVEDLEKRLATRTRATLTGALDRSARISRPRHHDIDWNRTIAANLKHYLPEYRTIVPERLIGYGRASQSVKKEVILCIDQSGSMAASVVYASVFGAVLASMRSISTRLVVFDTAVVDLTDQLDDAVDVLFGTQLGGGTDINRALAYCQSQITRPADTVVVLISDLYEGGIRNEMLKRVAAMKASGVQFVTLLALSDEGAPAYDREHAAALAALDAPAFACTPDLFPDVMAAAIENRPLPIPDTR; encoded by the coding sequence ATGATCGCACCGGTGAACGCGAGCGAAGTGAGCGGCGCAACCGACGCAAGCGGCGCGCCCCGCGCAACCGACGCAACGAGCGAGCGGCTCCGGCGCTGGCGGCTCGTGCTCGGCGGCGACGACGCGGACGGCACCGGATGTGCGCTCGCCGGGCAGGACGCCGCGATGGACGGGGCGCTCAGCGCTCTCTACGGGAAGGGGAGCAAGGCGCAGTCGGGGCGGGACCGTTCGGCGGGGCTCGGGGCGTCGGCGCCGTCGGTAGCGCGTTGGCTCGGGGACATACGGACGTACTTCCCCTCCTCCGTCGTCCAGGTCATGCAGCGCGATGCCATCGACCGGCTCGGGCTGTCCACCCTCCTGCTGGAGCCCGAGATGCTGGAGGCGGTGGAGGCCGATGTGCACTTGGTGGGCACCCTTCTCTCCCTCAACAAGGCCATGCCGGAGACGACGAAGGAGACGGCGCGGGCCGTCGTGCGCAAGGTTGTCGAGGACCTGGAGAAGCGGCTCGCCACCCGCACCCGGGCCACGCTCACCGGAGCGCTCGACCGCAGCGCCCGGATCAGCAGACCCCGCCACCACGACATCGACTGGAACCGCACGATCGCGGCCAACCTGAAGCACTACCTGCCCGAGTACCGCACGATCGTGCCGGAGCGGCTGATCGGCTACGGCCGAGCCTCACAGTCCGTGAAGAAGGAGGTCATCCTCTGCATCGACCAGTCGGGGTCGATGGCGGCGTCCGTCGTCTACGCGTCCGTGTTCGGTGCCGTGCTCGCCTCGATGCGGTCCATCTCCACCCGGCTCGTCGTCTTCGACACGGCCGTCGTCGACCTCACCGACCAGCTCGACGACGCGGTCGACGTCCTCTTCGGCACCCAGCTCGGTGGCGGTACGGACATCAACAGGGCGCTCGCGTACTGCCAGTCGCAGATCACCCGGCCCGCCGACACGGTGGTCGTGCTCATCAGCGACCTCTACGAAGGAGGCATACGCAACGAGATGCTGAAGCGGGTGGCGGCGATGAAGGCGTCGGGGGTGCAGTTCGTGACGCTGCTCGCGCTGTCCGACGAGGGGGCGCCCGCGTACGACCGTGAGCACGCGGCGGCGCTCGCGGCCCTGGACGCACCGGCGTTCGCGTGTACGCCCGACCTGTTTCCCGACGTGATGGCGGCGGCGATCGAGAATCGTCCGCTGCCGATACCGGACACCAGGTGA
- the purH gene encoding bifunctional phosphoribosylaminoimidazolecarboxamide formyltransferase/IMP cyclohydrolase, whose amino-acid sequence MTAESNKRPLRRALVSVYDKTGLEELARGLHEAGVELVSTGSTAARIAASGVPVTKVEELTGFPECLDGRVKTLHPKVHAGILADLRLPDHRRQLEELGVEPFDLVVVNLYPFRETVASGATPDECVEQIDIGGPSMVRAAAKNHPSVAVVTSPARYGDVLAAVKTGGFDLRTRKRLAAEAFQHTASYDVAVASWFADDYAAADNSGFPDFLGHTYTRKNTLRYGENPHQGAALYVDGTGGLAEAEQLHGKEMSYNNYTDTDAARRAAYDHADPCVAIIKHANPCGIAVASSVAEAHRKAHACDPLSAFGGVIAVNRPVTKEMAEQVAEIFTEVIVAPEYEDGALEALTKKKNIRVLRAHKAPANPTEVKQIDGGALLQVTDRLQADGDNPQSWTLATGEALNEGELDELAFAWRACRAVKSNAILLAKDGASVGVGMGQVNRVDSAKLAVERAGAERARDSYAASDAFFPFPDGLEILAEAGVKAVVQPGGSVRDELVVEAAKKAGITMYFTGTRHFFH is encoded by the coding sequence GTGACCGCCGAGAGCAACAAGCGGCCCCTTCGCCGGGCGCTCGTCAGCGTCTACGACAAGACCGGGCTCGAGGAGCTGGCTCGCGGGCTGCACGAAGCCGGTGTCGAGCTCGTCTCCACCGGTTCCACGGCCGCCCGGATCGCCGCGTCCGGCGTCCCCGTCACCAAGGTCGAGGAGCTGACCGGCTTCCCCGAGTGCCTGGACGGCCGCGTCAAGACCCTGCACCCGAAGGTCCACGCGGGCATCCTCGCCGACCTGCGGCTCCCCGATCACCGGCGTCAGCTGGAAGAGCTCGGTGTCGAGCCGTTCGACCTCGTCGTCGTCAACCTCTACCCCTTCCGCGAGACCGTCGCCTCGGGCGCGACGCCCGACGAGTGCGTCGAGCAGATCGACATCGGCGGTCCTTCGATGGTGCGGGCCGCGGCCAAGAATCACCCGTCCGTCGCCGTGGTGACCAGCCCGGCGCGGTACGGGGACGTTCTCGCCGCCGTCAAGACCGGCGGCTTCGACCTCCGTACCCGCAAGCGGCTCGCCGCCGAGGCCTTCCAGCACACCGCCTCGTACGACGTGGCGGTGGCGAGCTGGTTCGCGGACGACTACGCCGCGGCCGACAACAGTGGCTTCCCGGACTTCCTCGGCCACACCTACACGCGCAAGAACACCCTCCGCTACGGCGAGAACCCGCACCAGGGCGCCGCGCTGTACGTCGACGGCACGGGCGGTCTGGCCGAGGCCGAGCAGCTGCACGGCAAGGAGATGTCGTACAACAACTACACGGACACGGACGCCGCGCGCCGTGCCGCGTACGACCACGCGGACCCCTGCGTCGCGATCATCAAGCACGCCAACCCGTGCGGTATCGCGGTCGCGTCCAGCGTCGCCGAGGCGCACCGCAAGGCGCACGCCTGCGACCCGCTGTCCGCGTTCGGCGGTGTCATCGCCGTCAACCGGCCGGTGACGAAGGAGATGGCGGAGCAGGTCGCGGAGATCTTCACCGAGGTGATCGTGGCGCCCGAGTACGAGGACGGCGCCCTCGAAGCCCTCACCAAGAAGAAGAACATCCGCGTGCTGCGCGCCCACAAGGCGCCCGCGAACCCGACCGAGGTCAAGCAGATCGACGGCGGCGCGCTGCTCCAGGTCACCGACCGCCTCCAGGCCGACGGCGACAACCCGCAGAGCTGGACCCTCGCCACCGGCGAAGCCCTGAACGAGGGCGAGCTCGACGAGCTGGCCTTCGCCTGGCGGGCCTGCCGCGCGGTGAAGTCCAACGCGATCCTGCTCGCCAAGGACGGCGCCTCGGTCGGCGTCGGCATGGGCCAGGTCAACCGCGTCGACTCCGCGAAGCTCGCGGTGGAGCGCGCGGGCGCCGAGCGTGCCCGCGACTCCTACGCCGCCTCGGACGCGTTCTTCCCGTTCCCCGACGGCCTGGAGATCCTCGCCGAGGCGGGCGTCAAGGCCGTGGTCCAGCCGGGCGGTTCGGTCCGTGACGAGCTGGTCGTGGAGGCCGCGAAGAAGGCCGGCATCACGATGTACTTCACGGGGACCCGCCACTTCTTCCACTGA
- the purN gene encoding phosphoribosylglycinamide formyltransferase: MAKAKRLVVLVSGSGTNLQALLDAIATHGIEAYGAEIVAVGADRDGIEGLARAERAGIPTFVRRVKDYDNRDGWDRALAEAVVAHEPDLVVSAGFMKIVGKEFLARFGGRFVNTHPALLPSFPGAHGVRDALAYGAKVTGCTVHFVDDGVDTGPIIAQGVVEVRDEDDESALHERIKEVERRLLVDVVGRLARNGYRIEGRKVVIQ, encoded by the coding sequence GTGGCCAAGGCCAAGCGCCTCGTCGTGCTGGTCTCCGGATCAGGTACGAATCTGCAGGCACTGCTCGATGCCATCGCGACCCACGGCATCGAGGCCTATGGAGCCGAGATCGTGGCCGTCGGGGCCGATCGGGACGGTATCGAGGGGCTGGCGCGCGCCGAGCGGGCCGGTATCCCCACCTTCGTCCGCAGGGTCAAGGACTACGACAACCGGGACGGGTGGGACCGCGCGCTCGCCGAGGCCGTCGTCGCCCACGAGCCGGACCTCGTCGTCTCCGCGGGGTTCATGAAGATCGTGGGGAAGGAATTCCTGGCTCGGTTCGGTGGGCGCTTCGTCAATACGCATCCCGCCCTGCTGCCCAGTTTCCCGGGGGCCCACGGCGTACGCGACGCGCTCGCGTACGGCGCGAAGGTCACCGGATGCACCGTCCACTTCGTCGACGACGGTGTCGACACCGGACCGATCATCGCTCAGGGCGTGGTGGAGGTCCGGGACGAGGACGACGAGAGCGCTCTGCACGAGCGCATCAAGGAAGTCGAGCGAAGGCTGCTCGTCGATGTCGTGGGGCGGCTCGCCCGCAACGGCTATCGCATTGAGGGACGAAAGGTAGTTATCCAGTGA
- the sucD gene encoding succinate--CoA ligase subunit alpha, translating to MAIFLNKDSKVIVQGMTGATGMKHTKLMLADGTNIVGGVNPRKAGTSVDIDGHEIPVFGTVAEAIEKTGANVSVLFVPPAFAKAAVVEAIDAEIPLAVVITEGIAVHDSAAFWAYAKAKGNKTRIIGPNCPGLITPGQSNAGIIPGDITKPGRIGLVSKSGTLTYQMMYELRDIGFSSAVGIGGDPVIGTTHIDALAAFEADPDTDLIVMIGEIGGDAEERAADFIKANVTKPVVGYVAGFTAPEGKTMGHAGAIVSGSSGTAAAKKEALEAAGVKVGKTPTETAKLARELLAG from the coding sequence ATGGCTATCTTCCTCAACAAGGACAGCAAGGTCATCGTCCAGGGCATGACCGGTGCCACGGGCATGAAGCACACCAAGCTCATGCTGGCCGACGGCACGAACATCGTCGGTGGCGTCAACCCGCGCAAGGCGGGCACGTCCGTCGACATCGACGGCCACGAGATCCCGGTCTTCGGCACGGTCGCCGAGGCGATCGAGAAGACGGGCGCCAACGTGTCCGTCCTCTTCGTGCCGCCGGCGTTCGCCAAGGCCGCCGTGGTCGAGGCGATCGACGCCGAGATCCCCCTCGCGGTCGTCATCACCGAGGGCATCGCGGTCCACGACTCCGCCGCCTTCTGGGCGTACGCGAAGGCGAAGGGCAACAAGACCCGCATCATCGGCCCGAACTGCCCCGGTCTCATCACCCCGGGCCAGTCGAACGCCGGCATCATCCCGGGCGACATCACGAAGCCGGGCCGTATCGGTCTGGTCTCGAAGTCCGGCACGCTGACGTACCAGATGATGTACGAGCTCCGTGACATCGGCTTCTCGTCCGCCGTCGGCATCGGTGGCGACCCGGTCATCGGTACGACGCACATCGACGCGCTCGCCGCGTTCGAGGCCGACCCCGACACCGACCTGATCGTCATGATCGGTGAGATCGGCGGCGACGCCGAGGAGCGTGCGGCCGACTTCATCAAGGCCAACGTGACCAAGCCGGTCGTCGGTTACGTCGCCGGCTTCACCGCGCCCGAGGGCAAGACCATGGGCCACGCCGGTGCCATCGTCTCCGGCTCCTCCGGCACGGCCGCCGCGAAGAAGGAGGCCCTTGAGGCCGCCGGCGTCAAGGTCGGCAAGACGCCGACCGAGACGGCGAAGCTTGCGCGTGAGCTCCTTGCGGGCTGA
- a CDS encoding protein kinase codes for MSDPYAVQVPKGYRVGRWEVREPIATGAFGSVYAARRAGPSEDLPSTAALKFLPTGTHTPRQLTHLRELAERELELLSRLRSAPRLIRLYETLTVDDPARPELDGATVLVLEKAEGSLATLLSRAPRPAAGPALLAQICEGLAQLHRAGWVHGDLKPANVLLMEDGSARLADFNMAAELEGTHAYTPAFSTPDYTPPELLWAEIGERGRRIRPSADIWAFGVLAHLVLTDSYPLPGGTPSARRDAAIAYARGTDELRLSPQLPGAWREIVRDCLARTHQERITGEALLRRVEAAAGAARSARLPRRPSRGGRAVLGAAAGVVAVAALAYGISALANDAGDAQEPGAKRTAKVSAAHYGASELRTDKGVPVAYRALIVDSAHDCVQAPVTPGLIAAMLKSESNFDAHLSDPAVDEYGIARWTPRVLRYYLRSDGKPTSKIPKPPFTPAQSIPAMSRYLCAIVPRLRSGLDGDQQVLVAAAYRTSYRKVNDAGGVPPKVRAYADRVAHYLKEYTPPGKK; via the coding sequence GTGAGCGATCCGTACGCCGTGCAGGTACCCAAGGGCTATCGGGTGGGCAGGTGGGAGGTGCGCGAGCCGATCGCCACAGGGGCCTTCGGGAGCGTGTACGCAGCACGGCGGGCCGGCCCCTCCGAGGACCTCCCCTCCACCGCCGCCCTCAAGTTCCTGCCGACGGGCACCCACACCCCCCGCCAACTGACCCACCTGCGTGAACTGGCCGAGCGTGAACTGGAGTTGCTCAGCAGGCTGCGCTCCGCGCCCCGTCTGATCCGGCTGTACGAGACCCTGACCGTCGACGACCCGGCGCGCCCCGAACTCGACGGCGCCACCGTCCTCGTACTGGAGAAGGCGGAGGGCTCCCTGGCCACGCTGCTGTCCCGGGCGCCGCGCCCCGCGGCCGGTCCGGCGCTGCTCGCGCAGATCTGCGAGGGGCTGGCCCAACTGCACCGGGCGGGCTGGGTGCACGGAGACCTGAAACCGGCCAACGTGCTGCTGATGGAGGACGGTTCGGCCCGGCTCGCCGACTTCAACATGGCCGCCGAGCTGGAGGGCACCCACGCGTACACACCCGCCTTCTCCACCCCCGACTACACCCCGCCCGAACTGCTCTGGGCCGAGATCGGCGAACGCGGCCGCCGCATCAGACCGTCGGCCGACATCTGGGCCTTCGGCGTGCTGGCCCACCTCGTGCTCACCGACTCCTACCCCCTGCCCGGCGGCACCCCGTCGGCCCGGAGGGACGCGGCGATCGCCTATGCGCGCGGCACCGACGAGCTGCGCCTCTCTCCCCAACTGCCGGGCGCCTGGCGGGAGATCGTGCGGGACTGTCTGGCCCGTACGCACCAGGAGCGGATCACCGGAGAGGCGCTGCTTCGGCGGGTGGAGGCGGCGGCCGGAGCGGCCCGTTCGGCGCGCCTGCCGCGACGGCCCAGTCGCGGTGGCCGGGCGGTCCTGGGCGCGGCGGCCGGGGTGGTCGCGGTGGCCGCGCTCGCTTACGGGATCAGTGCGCTCGCGAACGACGCAGGGGACGCGCAGGAGCCCGGCGCGAAGCGGACGGCCAAGGTGAGCGCGGCGCACTACGGCGCCTCCGAACTCCGTACGGACAAGGGCGTTCCCGTCGCGTACCGGGCCCTGATCGTCGACTCGGCGCACGACTGCGTGCAGGCGCCCGTCACACCGGGGCTGATCGCCGCGATGCTGAAGTCCGAGAGCAACTTCGACGCCCATCTCTCCGATCCCGCTGTGGACGAGTACGGAATCGCCCGCTGGACTCCGCGCGTACTGCGCTACTACCTCCGCTCCGACGGAAAGCCGACGTCAAAGATCCCCAAGCCCCCCTTCACGCCCGCCCAGTCGATCCCGGCCATGAGCCGCTATCTGTGTGCGATCGTGCCGCGGCTCAGGTCGGGTCTGGACGGCGACCAGCAGGTGCTGGTCGCCGCCGCCTACCGGACCTCGTACCGAAAAGTGAACGACGCGGGCGGAGTTCCCCCGAAGGTCCGCGCCTACGCCGACCGCGTCGCTCACTACCTCAAGGAGTACACCCCGCCCGGGAAGAAGTGA
- a CDS encoding DUF6350 family protein — protein MRVVTQMTDRRLSLSPLLTRMRDRSPGLAASLLGGALAAGLGLGSFAVLVMVLWISSPYPDSGPGGALHVAAALWLLAHGVELVRTDTLSGLTMPVGVTPLLLLVLPLWLLHRAGRDASDAESEAGPRTAWAGVVVGYLSIGAAAALYTSGGDLRPSWVWTAVCLPLLAAGAAGAGVWTAYGRPRGPMPSWARRTLAALPLSRVRRFVSASDSVAPEAPRFVGGVVRAAGAGVAVLVGGGALLVAASLVWHGGSARASFLQLTEVWSGRFAVLLLCLALVPNAAVWGAAYGLGPGVVLGAGHVAGPLSEAAPGSLLPAFPLLAAVPGAGGPLNWATGVVPVAAGVTVAWFVVAAAVPGSGAGDAGWSRGRTVAAVALAAGLCGVALAVLAGLAGGPLGVAALAQFGPVWWQVGPAAVVWTGVVGVPVAVGVRGWRLRGARVGASAGRVLRVPRPSWPSWLSWPSRARRTPADVSTVTVPPAAAQPQPGALDSTLEPDEPYDFLPADATGSSWHEDVSREARWAALKEASTPPEPPEPA, from the coding sequence ATGAGAGTCGTGACCCAAATGACCGACCGCAGGCTGTCGTTGTCGCCCCTGCTCACCCGGATGCGCGACCGATCCCCCGGACTGGCCGCCAGCCTCCTGGGTGGTGCCCTCGCGGCGGGGCTCGGGCTCGGCTCGTTCGCCGTCCTCGTCATGGTGCTGTGGATCAGCTCGCCGTACCCGGACAGCGGGCCGGGCGGAGCGCTGCACGTGGCCGCGGCCCTCTGGCTCCTCGCCCACGGTGTGGAGTTGGTGCGCACCGACACCCTGTCGGGCCTGACCATGCCGGTGGGGGTGACGCCGCTGCTGCTTCTCGTGCTGCCGTTGTGGCTGCTGCACCGGGCGGGGCGTGACGCGTCCGACGCCGAGTCTGAGGCAGGGCCGCGCACGGCGTGGGCGGGGGTCGTCGTGGGCTATCTGTCCATCGGCGCGGCCGCCGCGCTGTATACCTCGGGCGGCGACTTGCGACCGTCCTGGGTGTGGACCGCGGTGTGCCTGCCGCTGCTTGCCGCGGGGGCGGCGGGGGCGGGGGTGTGGACGGCGTACGGGCGTCCGCGGGGGCCGATGCCGTCGTGGGCGCGACGGACCCTGGCGGCGCTGCCTCTTTCCCGCGTACGTCGTTTCGTCAGCGCGTCCGATTCTGTGGCGCCGGAGGCTCCCCGGTTCGTCGGGGGCGTGGTGCGGGCCGCCGGGGCCGGGGTGGCGGTGCTTGTCGGGGGTGGGGCGTTGCTGGTGGCGGCGTCGCTGGTGTGGCACGGGGGGTCGGCCCGCGCGTCGTTCCTGCAGCTCACCGAGGTGTGGTCGGGGCGGTTCGCCGTGCTGCTGCTCTGCCTCGCCCTTGTGCCGAACGCGGCGGTGTGGGGGGCGGCGTACGGGCTCGGGCCCGGGGTCGTCCTCGGTGCGGGGCATGTGGCCGGGCCGCTGTCGGAGGCCGCGCCGGGGTCGCTGCTGCCCGCGTTTCCGCTGCTGGCGGCGGTGCCGGGGGCCGGGGGGCCGTTGAACTGGGCGACTGGGGTGGTGCCGGTGGCCGCGGGGGTGACGGTGGCGTGGTTCGTGGTCGCGGCGGCCGTGCCTGGTTCCGGGGCGGGGGATGCGGGGTGGTCCCGGGGGCGGACGGTTGCCGCGGTCGCGCTGGCCGCCGGGCTGTGCGGCGTTGCGCTTGCGGTGCTTGCCGGGCTGGCCGGGGGGCCGCTCGGGGTGGCGGCGCTCGCCCAGTTCGGGCCGGTGTGGTGGCAGGTGGGGCCTGCGGCGGTGGTGTGGACCGGGGTGGTGGGGGTTCCTGTGGCGGTGGGGGTGCGGGGGTGGCGGCTTCGGGGGGCTCGGGTGGGTGCGTCCGCTGGGCGGGTTCTTCGTGTGCCGCGGCCTTCGTGGCCCTCGTGGCTGTCCTGGCCGTCGCGGGCCCGGCGGACGCCGGCTGACGTGTCGACGGTGACGGTGCCGCCCGCTGCTGCTCAGCCCCAGCCCGGGGCGCTGGACTCCACGCTTGAGCCCGACGAGCCGTACGACTTCCTTCCGGCCGACGCCACGGGTTCGTCTTGGCACGAGGACGTGTCGCGGGAGGCCCGCTGGGCGGCGCTCAAGGAGGCGTCTACGCCTCCGGAGCCGCCGGAACCCGCGTGA